The following are encoded together in the Chanodichthys erythropterus isolate Z2021 chromosome 16, ASM2448905v1, whole genome shotgun sequence genome:
- the LOC137002701 gene encoding guanylate-binding protein 1-like, whose translation MSNSRLMPSPICLVENVNGSLCVCKGAIEFLSRIKEPVVVVSVVGLYRTGKSYLMNRLAGQQSGFALGNTIESKTKGIWMWCVPHPYKEGHTLVLLDTEGLGDVDKGDSKNDGWIFCLAVLLSSTLVYNSRGTIDNDAVEKLHYVSELAEKIKIESAEAAEEEEEDSKYVIFFPSFIWVVRDFTLKLVIDGKKVTEDEYLEFALQLKKGVNKKISEYNLPRQCIRTYFPSRNCFVFPSPASPENMTRLESLEERDLVPDFLEVTDRFCDHVFHKSFVKTLKGGHKVTGKLFGNLVQIYVDTISSGKVPCLDNAVVTLANLENQAAVQEAFKVYQSGMEEVKNKFPVSVDDISSEHQKFSSLATAEFMKRSFKDEKGEYLTKLVENIDVHNVGLWKENEMASERKCRDLLKNLFSDMNNRLQNGEYSQSGGYELYCRDRDAIVEQYRREPNKGVSAEAVLNEFLNERGAEANSILYTDKKLTENDRKIQEEKEKNALLEQKCKEEEEKCIESERMRVAEKERQEDRMRQMKEKFKQEMEQQQQEMDRAIESKLKEREELLNKGFREKANLMDEEIKNLKKEKEEKEKSSGGFMKEFVMPVVGAVSDILPTILQYKVMMKGLKK comes from the exons ATGTCTAATTCCAGACTAATGCCTTCCCCCATTTGTTTGGTGGAGAATGTGAACGGATCGCTCTGCGTCTGTAAGGGTGCCATTGAGTTCCTGAGTAGAATCAAGGAGCCGGTGGTGGTGGTGTCTGTGGTGGGACTCTACCGTACGGGGAAGTCCTACCTCATGAACCGCCTGGCAGGACAACAGTCAG GCTTTGCTCTCGGTAACACTATTGAGTCGAAAACCAAAGGCATCTGGATGTGGTGTGTCCCTCACCCCTATAAAGAAGGACACACTCTGGTGCTGCTGGACACAGAGGGACTCGGTGATGTGGACAAG GGAGACTCTAAGAATGACGGCTGGATCTTCTGTCTGGCTGTTCTGCTCAGCAGCACTCTGGTGTACAACAGCCGCGGCACCATCGATAATGATGCAGTGGAGAAGCTGCA CTATGTTAGTGAGCTCGCTGAAAAGATCAAAATTGAATCAGCAGAAGCAgcagaagaggaagaagaagattCAAAATACGTGATTTTCTTCCCATCATTCATCTGGGTGGTTAGAGATTTCACCTTGAAACTGGTAATTGATGGAAAGAAAGTGACTGAGGACGAGTACCTTGAGTTTGCCCTCCAGCTGAAGAAAG GTGTAAATAAGAAAATCAGCGAGTACAACCTGCCCCGTCAATGCATCCGAACCTATTTCCCATCCCGGAACTGTTTCGTGTTCCCATCTCCAGCCTCGCCTGAAAACATGACACGCTTAGAAAGCTTGGAAGAACGGGACCTTGTACCAGATTTTCTGGAGGTCACAGATCGTTTTTGTGATCACGTTTTTCACAAGAGTTTTGTGAAAACACTGAAAGGAGGACACAAAGTTACTGGCAAAT TGTTCGGGAATCTGGTGCAGATTTATGTGGATACAATCAGCAGTGGGAAGGTGCCCTGTCTGGACAATGCAGTGGTTACTCTGGCAAATCTGGAGAACCAGGCAGCTGTTCAAGAAGCTTTCAAAGTGTATCAGAGTGGGATGGAAGAG GTGAAGAATAAGTTCCCAGTAAGCGTGGATGATATTTCCTCAGAGCACCAGAAGTTCAGCAGTCTGGCCACCGCCGAGTTCATGAAACGCTCCTTTAAAGATGAAAAAGGAGAATACCTAACAAAACTGGTG gAAAACATAGATGTACACAATGTAGGCCTTTGGAAAGAGAATGAGATGGCGTCAGAGAGAAAGTGCAGAGATCTGCTGAAGAATCTGTTCTCTGACATGAATAACCGGCTGCAGAATGGAGAGTACAGTCAGTCTGGAGGATATGAACTCTACTGCAGAGACAGAGACGCCATCGTTGAGCAGTACCGCAGAGAACCCAACAAAGGTGTATCG GCTGAGGCTGTGCTGAATGAGTTTCTGAATGAGCGAGGAGCTGAAGCAAACAGCATCCTCTACACAGACAAAAAACTCACTGAAAACGACAGAAAGATTCAAG AGGAGAAGGAGAAGAATGCCCTGCTGGAGCAGAAGTgcaaagaggaagaggagaaatGCATTGAGAGTGAACGAATGAGGGTGGCAGAAAAAGAGCGGCAGGAGGACCGAATGAGGCAGATGAAGGAGAAGTTCAAACAGGAGAtggagcagcagcagcaggagaTGGACAGAGCCATTGAGAGCAAACTGAAGGAGCGGGAGGAGTTGCTAAACAAAGGCTTTAGGGAGAAAGCTAATCTTATGGATGAAGAGATAAAGAatcttaaaaaagaaaaggaagagaaagagaaaagttCTGGTGGTTTTATGAAGGAATTTGTGATGCCTGTTGTTGGAGCTGTTTCAGACATCCTTCCTACCATCCTCCAATACAAGGTGATGATGAAAGGACtcaagaaataa